Below is a genomic region from Brassica oleracea var. oleracea cultivar TO1000 chromosome C9, BOL, whole genome shotgun sequence.
ATTGTCATCATTGGAGCCGAGACGTCAGAGTCACTCTGACAGAGTGTGAAGATATCTTCAGGACAAGGGATCGTTAAGCCACCCATTGGATGATCGAACCCAAACTCTTCTTCAAATTTGCTGAGAAGAGCTTGAAATGAAGGCTGGCTCAGGTATGAGACTGGCACCACATATCTCTTCTTTTGACCTTCTCCTACGTACACCACAAGAAACCCTTTTGGTGCCGCCGAGGCTGCTCTTTTGCTCGTGGAAGCTGCTGAGATGGAGCGGCCAAGAATCTTCTTTGCACCCAATAAATTTCTCACAAAAGCCATTTCTAGTTTCTTTTGTCTGAAAGTTTTAATCTTTTTGAAGCTTCTGAATGTGTTAAAAGATTCAAGTTAGCTTGTTTGTTGGTTGATGGTGGAAATAATAGGTAACGTTATGTGTATATATAGAAAGATCAATGAATGAATTCAAACCTCTGATATATTGCATATTTCCATTGTCTTATCCATTCATCCATGTGCATTTTGATTATATAGACTAGGATTTAGCCACGTTTAGGTTGCATTTTGCATACATGAGTCTTTATCAGGTGTTGGAGTACCACATGGAATTCTTGGAGGCATTTGGGTGCATTTGGAGCTCAAAAGAAGTGTTTAAAGCGATCAACGGACGAGCAGCGCACCAGAGCGACCTCACCGGAGCGACACCGTGAAGTCGCTGTGACACACATCCCGGAGCGACCTGGCCAGAGCGACATGGAGAGGTCGCTCGCGTTTCTATCGTGAGACACCCCTCTCAGAGCGACTTGCCAGAGCGACGCTCCGAGGTCGCTCGCGTTTCCATGGCGAGACGACACAAAACGAAGCCCGGAGCGACCTCTCAGAGCGACCCACCGAGGTCGCTCCCGAAGACCGGAGCGACTTGTCGGAGCGACATGCCGAGGTCGCTCCGCGTCTATTTGCCTGTCGAACTCATGTTTTCTAAGGGCCTTTTGGTCATTTCATTATGTACGTTTTGCACTTCCAAAAAATCTATGTTTTAATACTTTGTAAGCCATTGGAGGCATGGGATCTTTTTGGTAGAGAACAACTAGTAAAACTTCTTTTGATTCAGATTTCATTGCTTTCATCTTGTGTTCTTGTTGATTTCTTATCTATTTCTCTACATGATTAATCTGAAATCCAATATGAGTTTAAGAGGAATCATGGAGATTAGTGAGTAATCACCTTTTGAATTCATGGGTTAGGGAGATCAAGGGTGATTAGGTTAGTTCTAGGATGTTTTAGTGTAGATCATTCTTGTTCCTTGCTAGTAGAGTATTCATAATGCATCTTCTGAGTTGGCCACTCAAAAGTTGATCAATAGGCATTTCCCACCCAAAAGGTGTTTGATGAAATGCCTGAGACAACTCTCCTAGGCTTTTAGTATACTTTGCCAAAGACATTTGTTGTTAAAGGTGCTAAGATAGCTAATAGACTTGTTAGTAATGATTGCTTTCACACTATTTCAACCAAAGACATTTGATGTTTGAGATATGTTAGCAAATGAGCATTCATCTAGACATAGAGCTTGCTTAGAATTGTGTCTAGGCTTAAGGTCGATAGTTTGATTGATCGTTTGCCATCCTTAGTTCGATACTTGATCACCTATGCCCATGAGTTCTCTTTTCCCTTAATCAAAAAAGTATCATTCTGTAATAGCTTTCTAGTATTAGTAGTAGTTTAAAACCTATCTAAATCATTGGTTGCACTTAGATTAAGTGAGTACTTGCATTCCCGGTGCTTTGATATCCCTCAGAACTGGTTCGACATTCACTTATACTACAACATTTGTCTTAGGAGCTTTGAAAACTCCTAACATCAATCTCTCTGAAAAGTCTTTGAAACTTGTGGTCTTCAAGTGTGGGTCATACTAGAATAGAGTTTCACATGCTTCTGTCTTTACCAACTGGAAAAGTCATACTTACATACAATTTTTCTTGGTGAGATAATTAATTGAGTGTAGGACAATAAGCTAAAAACAAACTCCATATGCCCATACACAAGGGACTGTTTTCTCAGTGTTTTTAATATTAGACATATACGCTATTGTCAATAATAAAGACCAGCAAGTTTCTGTTCTTCATCATGTTCTATGATGATGATGATCCTATTGCCTCATCTATGTGGTCTAAATGGATTTTAGTTAATAAGAAAGTAAAGTGGGGACATGAAGTTTCTCAACAACAGAACAACAAGTCTCTGTCACAGGACACAGGTTAAGTTGTTCTTTGATTATATCAACAACTAGGATCACACATGAAAGCTGTACGTTAATTAAGTTGTGATAATTTTCCGGAGAGGGGTCAGTGTTGGGTTTGTAGTGAAGTCACTGTCGGAGACAAAGGCATGCGCCATGTTCCCTTCTTAAGCAAGAGATTACAGCATAAGGTTTTTCAAGTACACCATTATGATCTTATTATAAGTACCAGATACTGATTCCTTAACAACGATCTCTCACTTTAAACTATTTCAGGAGAAAATGAGCAAATGACGCTGCAGGTTCTAATCAGGCAAGCCAAGTATGTTTCAGTTTACATTGGGGGAGAGAGAGAAGAAGAACTAGAATAGAAACAAAGTAGCTCTCAAGAAACAGAACACAAAAGACAAGAGAAACATGTCATTCAAGTTATACAAAAGATGTGAAAGGTAAGAGATGAACAAGAAAAATCTCTGTTAAGCATACTCATGCAGAGCTTTAGATGGATCTTTAGCTTGAACCCAGGAAGCTTTTGACGAGCTGAGCCACAGAATTAGCCAAAGAATCAGCATCTTCTTGTGTAGATGCTTCTGCATATACTCTCACCACATCTTCTGTACCTGATGGCCTTATGAAAGCTCTTCCATGCTGATACTTCTTGATCTCAGCATTAATGGCATCCTGAATCCCCAAGGGTTTCAGAGCCTCGGTCTCTTCACTTGTGGTCACAACCGCTGTTCTATCTGGAACTTCCACCTTAACCTGTCTGCTAGGAAGGTCCATGTATAGCTCATTCCACTTCTGTACTGACCATCCCATGTGCTGCAGAATCACTTCAACCAAGAGCAACCCACTCAGAGCATCACCAACCGCTTGGTTAATCAGATTACTCACTGCAACTAGCCTAGAAACCGCATTGTGCTTATCAGAGCCTTCACTATAATCCTTTTGCTTACCAACTAACCAAGATAGGAAAGATTCTGAGAAGAGAATAGTCCCATGGCCATTAGCCTCAAAGTAGATTCCAACATCAAACTCTTCTGCTCTCTCATGCAAATGCTTCACCCCGGTTTTCGCAAAAACAACCTCTAACCCCATCTCCTTGACGTAATCCGTTGACGCACCATTGGCGTAAGCCGTCTGCACAACACCAAGACGACACTGCTTCCCTTCATCACCAATAATGTTCAGCTGCTCTTTGATAAACAAAGCAAACAAAGATAGAATCTTGTCACCATCAAGCAGCTCAACCTTGTCACCACAAGACTCCGAAGGAATGTAAAAGTAAACCAACCGATCCGCATCACCGTCAAAGCTAGCACACCTCATCCCAACATCCTCTGACCCAAACCCTAAAGGCACAACCTTTTCCTTCTGCACAAAGTCAGCACCTACACCTTCGTTAAGCACACCTCCATCTCTTCCTGTGTTACGAATCTCAACATCTAAATTACTCAAATACCCTCTCAACACCTCCATCTTCTGCCCTCCCACACCATTAGCACCATCTAGAACCAATGTACTAATCTCTAACTTGTTAATAGGGATCAGATCAATCAAACATTTAAACGAAGTAACAAGATTCTCAAAGTAATCACTTTCAGTAGCGTTGAGACCTTTGTTCTTAGCTCTAACCATCCAATGCAACTGAGGAGTAGTCAAAACCCCAACGTCAACCGCAACAGATCCCAAAACAGAGCGAACTCCAATCTCCGCAGCTCGGAGAAGCCGTTCGCCGCTAGGTCTAGTATCTCTCCCCAACCACACCTCCCCACCTTTCTCGATTGCGATCTCTTCCCTTTCGACGAAGTCTTTAATCAACGAGACGAGCTCTCGAGGAGAAGACGCGTTGGCGATCTGATCAGCGAAAGGCTCCCATTCCTGAGAGAGCATCCCGCCGGATGGATCGGAGACTTTGACGCCGTTGTCGGAGACTTTGTTGTGGGAGGCTGTGATCATAAGCCCGACGGTTGATGATTTGAGCTTGAGGGAGCGGAGGGATGAGAGGATGCCGACTCTGTAGACGGTGGATTCGAGGAGGGACGCGTCGGCTCGGAAGCCGGCTGTTCCGTAAGAAAGCTTGACGCTTTGAGGGATTGGGTAGAGCTCCGAGGATTTGAGGATGGAAGCGATCTGGGTCTCCTCCATTGCGCTTAGTGAGAGAGAGAGAGAGTGGAGAAATGAAGATGCTTTCTTTGGAAGAGAACATAAAGGAAGCATTTTTATTTTGACTTATATATGTTAAAGAGCTTTACAAAATGGTGACAAGCAACAAAACAAATCAATAGAGTGAAATGTGTGTTTTGGTCTCTTCACTTCAGGGGATTGTTGTGATCAAACCCAAATTCGTCTTCTGCCTTTCTAAATCTTGACAAATGATTTGTCAAGTCTTGAGCAACAGTTTGATCCAATAAGGCCCCATCTGATGGTCACTACGATGGCGGTGGTTTGATGAAGTTTTTGTAGAGATATCCACAGCATGAAGGGTTAGTCGCTGTTTGCACTTCTATCAAATTTAAGTTTCACCCCATGAGATCATGTCCTCTGAAAATGAATGTGTCATTCTTGTTCTCTTGGTAGGCAACCTAAGGTTCCACCACATCAATAAGAATCTAAATCTGCTAATGTTTTGTTATAGACAAGATAGGTATTATCTCATATTTTTTTCTCTTTATTGAGTATTAAGACACTGAGGAGACAAACCCTTGTGAAGTATATATAATAATGTTGATTAGCTTTCATTGCTAGTATGTCCCACGCTTGTGAAACTCTGTTCTTGTATGTCCCACGCTTGAAGACCACAGTTTCATTAGTTCCAGGGTGGTTTTGAATCCTTCTTTTATCTATTTATACATCCAGAAACAGAACTACTTCTTCACAACACCAAGTAGTAAAGCAATCCAAAGCTTGAATTTCAGCATTTAACTTGTTATCCTCAAACCATCTTCAGTTTAGATTTTCAAAGACTATAAATGGCTTTGGTAAGAGGTCTCTTGGGTGCAAAGAAGATCCTGAGCCGCTCTGTAACGACTACAGCACCAAAAGGATTCCTTGCGGTGTATGTTGGAGAGGACAAGGTCCAGAAGAAGAAATATATAGTTCCTGTCTCATACTTGAACCACCCTTCGTTTCAAGCTCTGCTCACTAAATCTGAAGAAGAGTTTGGGTTCGATCATCCTATGGGTGGCCTAACGATCCCTTGTCCTGAAGATACTTTCATCACTGTGACCTCTGGCCTAAAGGGAAGATAATCAGAGGAGAAGAGAGATCTAATCTTATGTAACCCAAGTTAGACATAGAATTATTCAATGTAAATAGGTCAACCTTTTTCCTCGTTCTTTGTGAGAAAAGAGTTGTTCAAAAGGTCACAAAGCTCAATGTGAATGTCATTTTTTTTGTGTAAGCATCAAATGTTTGGATTGTTCGTGTGTTGATGATATATGAAGAGTTTGTTCTGTTTCAGTATGTACAGAGGAGTCAACGAATGTGTTGAAGCTTGTTGTCAACACGAATAGCCTTTCACATTTTTCTCTCTAACAAATATTAATCAAGAAATGGACGATTGATTGACTTTGAACAGATCTTCACTGCTGAAGTCAGTTATAAGTAAAGAATAAAGTTGAGGATCCATTCATTCCCTTAATAATGCGAACTGGAGTGATTCTAACTTAGATTTTTAAAAGTTGTGATGAGGTTTTAGGAGGGTGGGTGGAGTCTCAATGAGAAAACAATAATGGAGAAGCTTTTGTAGGACTATTAAACAGAGATTAAAGATTTAAAGTACTGATACTGCTATGTATCCGGTTACTTTTCATCTCTTTGCACTGTGTAACTTTGTCATCTCTTTCTTTGTTAGATAAAAGACTTCAATGGATGATGAATACTCTTAGCTTATGTAATTTAACAAGTATAATTTAAAATAGAAGAATGGTGTTGTCCTTTGTTTTTCAATGATCCATCAGAAGTGCATTAGTTTAACATGAAAATGGTATTTACTTTCACAACTTTAGAAAAAAGAAATGAGAAAAATCTCCCATATATACTTTACAATGAATAAGTCTAATTTCTAACTCAGGAAGAAGAAAAGATTGGATAATCAACATTGAAGTCTAGACGTTACGTTGATGAAGATATCTTCAGGACAAGGGATCGTTAAGCCACCCATCGGATGATCAAACCCAAACTCTTCCTCAGATTTTCTGAGAAGAGCTTGAAAGGAAGGCTGACTCAAGTATGAGATTGGCACCACATATCTCTTCTTCTGGCTCTCTCCTACGTACACCGCAAGAAACCCTTTAGGTGCTGATGATGATGCTCTTTTGCTCGTGGAAGCTGCTGAGACGGACCGGCCAAGAATCTTCTTTGAACCCAGTAGACTTCTCACCAAAGCCATTTCTATGTCTTCTCTTTGAAAGCTTGAAATTTTTGAAGAGATGTATGAAAAGATTAAAGGTATTGGGTTGCTAGCTGCTCGTTGATGATAGAAAGAATGGCTCATGTGTATATATAGAAAGAGTGAAAGACCAGTGAAAATTATGTGTTGAAAAGTCTTTTGAAACTTGTGGTCTTTGAAGCGTTGGGACAGAGACAGAGTAGAGAAGAGAGTATCACATGGTTCTGTCTTTAGTATCTGGAAAAGAAGCATTAATGAAATTTCTCCACTTGGATAGTACACCCCGTATGCAATTCACAAGGGCTTGTCTTCTCAATGTTTTTGAGATAAGACGTTCTCCCATATGACTTAACTTGCACCATTTCTGTAAATATGTTATGATTCAGTGGTTGGCTCTCTGGCCTATCCTCTGAGCTCTAATGGTTTAAATGAATTTAGTATGAACTTAAAGTGGGGTCTGTTGTTCTTAAACAACAGAACATAAACACATGTGTTTGTCACTGGTTATAAGTTAATTCTTTAAGTTACGCATGACATTCTAAGTACAAGCGTTTCGACCTTTGAGGTTTGCTAGATAAAGGGAAAACGGAGCACAGAAGATACATTTGATCAAATGACTGATATTGTTACGTGAGCTGTAAGACTGATAAATAGTAAGACATATAAATATTGAAAGCTGAGAATGAATTCACTCCCTTGGAGATGTATGACTGCTTCTAACTTTAGCTTTTAGAATTTTGATAAGAAAAAAAAATTGAGAAGCTGTTGTTAGAAGAAACTGCCGGTTTTGTAAACTATCGTGTACTTGTTGGCGCCAGTTTAACGGTAAAAGAGAGAAACAGAGCAAATCTCGAAAAAGGGAAAGACTCTCTAGCAGATAAATTGGTTAAGTTGAGCCACGGATCCATATGAAAATGCTCATTTAATTTGTTAATGGCAACCAAAGTACAAAATTTATATAGTTCTTTACTAGCTGTTGTCATTTCTATTTCAATAATCAAATCCAAAG
It encodes:
- the LOC106319314 gene encoding phosphoacetylglucosamine mutase, producing the protein MLPLCSLPKKASSFLHSLSLSLSAMEETQIASILKSSELYPIPQSVKLSYGTAGFRADASLLESTVYRVGILSSLRSLKLKSSTVGLMITASHNKVSDNGVKVSDPSGGMLSQEWEPFADQIANASSPRELVSLIKDFVEREEIAIEKGGEVWLGRDTRPSGERLLRAAEIGVRSVLGSVAVDVGVLTTPQLHWMVRAKNKGLNATESDYFENLVTSFKCLIDLIPINKLEISTLVLDGANGVGGQKMEVLRGYLSNLDVEIRNTGRDGGVLNEGVGADFVQKEKVVPLGFGSEDVGMRCASFDGDADRLVYFYIPSESCGDKVELLDGDKILSLFALFIKEQLNIIGDEGKQCRLGVVQTAYANGASTDYVKEMGLEVVFAKTGVKHLHERAEEFDVGIYFEANGHGTILFSESFLSWLVGKQKDYSEGSDKHNAVSRLVAVSNLINQAVGDALSGLLLVEVILQHMGWSVQKWNELYMDLPSRQVKVEVPDRTAVVTTSEETEALKPLGIQDAINAEIKKYQHGRAFIRPSGTEDVVRVYAEASTQEDADSLANSVAQLVKSFLGSS
- the LOC106316594 gene encoding auxin-responsive protein SAUR21-like, translating into MALVRGLLGAKKILSRSVTTTAPKGFLAVYVGEDKVQKKKYIVPVSYLNHPSFQALLTKSEEEFGFDHPMGGLTIPCPEDTFITVTSGLKGR
- the LOC106316246 gene encoding auxin-responsive protein SAUR21-like, producing the protein MSHSFYHQRAASNPIPLIFSYISSKISSFQREDIEMALVRSLLGSKKILGRSVSAASTSKRASSSAPKGFLAVYVGESQKKRYVVPISYLSQPSFQALLRKSEEEFGFDHPMGGLTIPCPEDIFINVTSRLQC